From a single Silene latifolia isolate original U9 population chromosome 6, ASM4854445v1, whole genome shotgun sequence genomic region:
- the LOC141587841 gene encoding uncharacterized protein LOC141587841, with the protein MHHKLRKHNPDNHNLLLALEGLGRGGCLLTVRKADTLRKTTQIFKKTDLYWYVLKGSCNGLLLVQQCGAPYFLQDLRLWNPCIRKSLLIPKCPLPSSFLEVVNYVFGFSPLCKDYKVVAIAFDGEKFSTKPANMFVAVYTLSDQQWTVRNNGLNIDSSGFKRMVHDSEAYNKHEYTFPSMAVFFQGAAYWVGYDPSEDIIPGKRPTLLVSFDFDSEKFTYLELPNIVEERFFSRFVFLLRDSLAIFGISYDSSSIWVLEKGAWTKRFSGKSGLDEYPVFSYCKAAKTKIFYCENDGGSFICGRTYYNIESCEIKKLGKSMSKDLSLEAYSESLVLCNGYGAQDLTFFT; encoded by the coding sequence ATGCATCATAAACTTCGTAAACATAATCCAGACAATCATAATTTATTATTAGCCCTCGAGGGTTTAGGACGTGGTGGATGTTTGTTGACAGTTCGTAAAGCCGACACCCTTCGAAAAACTACTCAAATTTTCAAGAAAACTGATTTATACTGGTACGTTCTTAAAGGGAGTTGTAATGGGCTGCTTTTAGTGCAACAATGTGGTGCTCCTTATTTCTTACAAGATTTGAGACTGTGGAACCCTTGTATTCGGAAATCATTGCTAATTCCAAAGTGCCCGCTTCCCTCGTCCTTTCTTGAggttgttaattatgttttcggaTTCTCCCCACTTTGTAAGGATTATAAAGTCGTTGCAATCGCATTTGATGGAGAAAAATTTAGTACGAAGCCTGCAAATATGTTTGTTGCAGTTTATACGCTCAGTGATCAACAATGGACTGTCAGAAATAACGGCCTGAATATCGACAGTTCAGGCTTTAAGCGTATGGTTCATGACTCAGAAGCGTATAACAAACACGAGTATACATTTCCGTCAATGGCTGTATTCTTCCAAGGGGCAGCATACTGGGTAGGGTATGATCCATCCGAGGATATTATCCCCGGGAAGCGACCTACTCTACTCGTTTCCTTCGACTTTGATTCCGAAAAATTCACGTATTTGGAACTTCCAAATATTGTGGAAGAGAGATTTTTCTCGAGGTTTGTGTTTCTTCTTAGGGATTCTCTAGCGATTTTTGGTATTTCATACGATAGTTCGAGCATATGGGTGCTTGAAAAGGGGGCATGGACTAAGAGGTTTTCGGGAAAGTCGGGTTTGGATGAATATCCTGTATTCAGCTATTGCAAGGCCGCAAAGACGAAGATATTCTACTGCGAGAATGATGGCGGCAGTTTTATTTGTGGGAGGACTTACTATAATATAGAGTCTTGCGAGATTAAGAAGCTCGGAAAATCTATGAGCAAAGATCTATCTCTCGAAGCTTATTCGGAGAGCTTGGTGTTGTGCAACGGGTATGGAGCCCAGGATTTGACGTTTTTCACATGA